In one window of Blastocatellia bacterium DNA:
- a CDS encoding IPT/TIG domain-containing protein encodes MSFNQAVSVSITGNEVFVLDAEAINETEAIKVVTVGAPEIESITPKSVSMDNGAVVTIKGKNFAPESIVTFADKAIENIEVVSANEIKVTILAQKAPGTGVLSVLTRGGLAQQGINVIAKPVGELAVGEITTIAGGLISNGDGGLATKASLFGISSLLVDSNRNLFIADSINQRVRKVDSQTGILTTIAGGGTAFRDGELALLSQIRPGDLALDNNGNLFIVDDLTASVRRLDLTTNIITTVAGGELGQASGDGGLATKAILGDLFEKISIAFRPNGNLLIGASNRIREVDSKTGIITTIVGTGNRVFSGDGGPAIEANIAPSDIVVDSTGNIFIAEFDNKRIRKIDANTGTINTIAGNGNGYTGRIEDNRPATEVALTPISLVLGPNNILFANSPVLVKIDLTTNIINRLDYKDPATIDGLIPSNELAIDGLGNLFMDVLNRIIMLPINETLIEAKTIAGSNLVNLRGDGDLAVNAGLGFAGDVVADSQNNLFISDLLNEVVRKVDSSTGVISTFAGSGPKVIFTPSQGDGKTATDPDVVFSPDSLQIDKNSNLLILDSFNQQIRNINANTQIISTIAGIVAGSKKDDIKAKKASLTSPIDLIVDSNGNIFISEIRRIRKIDAKTKKITTIAGNGRVGDINNIPDNVPAISVEIAPREIVTDPQGNIFINDRNRIRRIDGQTNIITTIAGNGKIGFRDADTPLNTSLGTVSGLAMDKAGNIFIASFEFVESTSVSGGFFNTRIWRLDAQSGKLTVFASGKADEYSGDGGQVANARVAGTPVLSIDADGNLLIVSTDLQTFSYVRLVKLSN; translated from the coding sequence GTGTCTTTTAATCAAGCTGTTAGCGTTTCAATTACTGGAAATGAAGTTTTTGTACTTGATGCAGAAGCTATTAATGAAACAGAAGCAATTAAAGTTGTTACGGTCGGCGCACCAGAAATTGAAAGCATTACACCAAAATCTGTATCTATGGATAATGGCGCAGTAGTTACTATAAAGGGAAAAAACTTTGCGCCAGAAAGTATTGTTACATTTGCTGATAAAGCTATTGAAAATATAGAAGTAGTTAGTGCTAATGAAATTAAAGTAACTATACTTGCTCAAAAAGCTCCTGGCACTGGTGTTTTAAGTGTCTTAACTAGAGGGGGTTTAGCACAACAAGGTATTAATGTTATAGCTAAACCAGTAGGTGAGCTTGCTGTAGGCGAAATTACTACTATTGCTGGAGGCTTAATTTCTAATGGTGATGGTGGTTTAGCTACAAAAGCAAGTTTATTTGGTATAAGTAGTTTACTTGTTGATAGCAATAGAAATTTATTTATTGCTGATAGCATAAACCAAAGAGTGCGTAAAGTAGATTCACAAACAGGAATACTTACTACTATTGCTGGTGGTGGAACTGCTTTTAGAGATGGGGAACTTGCCCTTTTATCTCAAATAAGACCTGGGGATTTAGCTTTAGACAACAACGGCAATCTATTTATTGTAGATGACTTAACTGCAAGTGTCCGACGTTTAGACTTAACTACTAATATAATTACTACAGTTGCTGGTGGAGAACTTGGTCAAGCTTCTGGTGATGGTGGACTAGCAACAAAAGCTATTCTTGGCGATTTATTTGAAAAAATAAGTATTGCTTTTAGACCTAATGGCAATTTACTAATAGGTGCTAGTAATAGAATCCGAGAAGTAGATAGCAAAACAGGTATTATTACAACAATTGTTGGTACAGGAAATCGAGTATTTTCTGGCGATGGTGGCCCAGCAATTGAAGCTAATATAGCTCCCTCTGATATTGTAGTTGATTCAACAGGTAATATTTTTATTGCTGAATTTGATAATAAACGGATACGTAAAATTGATGCAAATACAGGCACTATTAATACTATTGCAGGTAATGGAAATGGATATACAGGTAGAATAGAGGATAATAGACCTGCAACAGAAGTTGCTCTAACACCAATTTCTTTAGTTTTGGGGCCTAACAATATACTTTTTGCTAATTCACCAGTGTTAGTAAAAATAGATCTAACAACCAATATAATCAATCGTTTAGATTATAAAGATCCAGCTACAATAGATGGTCTAATTCCATCTAATGAATTAGCAATAGATGGTTTAGGAAATCTTTTTATGGATGTTCTTAACAGAATCATTATGTTGCCAATAAACGAAACTCTTATTGAAGCAAAAACTATTGCTGGCAGTAATTTAGTTAATTTGCGTGGAGATGGAGACTTAGCTGTTAATGCTGGTTTAGGTTTTGCTGGTGATGTAGTTGCTGACTCACAAAATAATTTATTTATTTCTGATTTATTGAACGAGGTTGTAAGAAAAGTAGATAGTTCTACTGGGGTTATAAGCACTTTTGCTGGTAGTGGGCCGAAAGTAATTTTTACTCCCAGCCAAGGGGATGGAAAAACAGCTACAGATCCAGATGTTGTTTTTAGCCCAGACTCTTTACAAATAGATAAAAATTCAAATTTGTTAATTTTAGATAGTTTTAATCAACAAATTAGAAACATTAATGCTAATACTCAAATAATCAGCACTATTGCAGGTATTGTTGCAGGTTCTAAGAAAGATGATATAAAAGCTAAAAAAGCAAGCTTAACAAGCCCTATTGATTTAATTGTTGATAGTAATGGCAATATTTTTATTTCTGAAATTAGGCGTATCCGTAAAATAGATGCTAAAACCAAAAAAATTACTACAATTGCTGGTAATGGTAGAGTAGGAGATATTAATAATATTCCTGATAATGTTCCTGCAATATCTGTTGAGATTGCCCCCAGAGAAATAGTTACAGATCCACAAGGCAATATTTTTATTAATGATAGAAATCGGATTCGCCGTATTGACGGGCAAACCAATATAATTACTACAATTGCTGGTAATGGAAAAATAGGTTTTAGAGATGCTGACACACCGCTTAATACTAGTTTAGGAACCGTTTCTGGGTTAGCAATGGATAAAGCAGGCAATATTTTTATTGCTTCATTTGAATTTGTTGAAAGCACATCAGTTTCTGGAGGATTTTTTAATACTCGTATTTGGCGGCTAGATGCACAAAGTGGAAAATTAACAGTTTTTGCTAGTGGTAAAGCTGATGAATATAGTGGGGATGGTGGACAAGTTGCTAATGCTCGTGTTGCTGGCACACCAGTTTTAAGTATTGACGCTGATGGAAATTTGTTAATAGTTTCTACAGATTTACAAACTTTTTCATATGTACGTCTAGTAAAATTATCTAATTAA
- a CDS encoding serine/threonine protein kinase → MEWAKFYQARHIDLGTMVAIKVLNTYWTQDDDAIERFKREARTAAKLDHPNTVRVFDYGVAEKTCYLIMEYLEGETLRKRLSDNKQMSLSQVIDFAKQVCQALSLIHSKGVVHRDLKPDNIFFHQKDGREVVKLLDFGIAKLTTFTQGGAPLTNPGDIFGTPHYMSPEQCQGKSLDGRSDIYSLGIILYEMLAGRNPFEADSTLSFMYAHVNTPAPDLIEFAPDLPMALCQVVMKSIAKDVRERTQTAEELWQALSDTANSTISNRANLVTVQNKLPISKLPSVATTANTLIVKKQEEKGITTDKLWKMNYLLTAAVIVVALSSGFGLWSLSEKLSTSATPINTSASTVNKNLETPKILTTSTNIPDLSQFVLIPSAMAKIGRELTDCLEIPGCKIPDEEVPEHLVELESYYLSKYEVTNK, encoded by the coding sequence GTGGAATGGGCCAAGTTCTATCAAGCACGCCATATAGATTTAGGCACTATGGTAGCAATTAAAGTGCTAAATACCTATTGGACACAAGACGACGATGCAATAGAACGTTTTAAGCGTGAAGCCCGCACAGCAGCTAAACTTGATCATCCCAACACGGTTAGAGTTTTTGATTATGGTGTAGCAGAAAAAACTTGTTATTTGATAATGGAGTATTTAGAAGGTGAAACCCTTCGCAAACGATTAAGTGATAATAAGCAAATGTCTTTAAGCCAAGTTATAGATTTTGCTAAACAAGTTTGTCAGGCGTTATCATTGATTCATAGCAAAGGCGTTGTTCATCGAGACTTAAAACCGGATAATATTTTTTTCCATCAAAAAGATGGACGAGAAGTAGTTAAATTGCTTGATTTTGGTATTGCTAAACTTACCACTTTTACCCAGGGTGGCGCACCACTAACTAATCCAGGAGATATTTTTGGAACGCCACATTATATGTCACCCGAACAATGCCAAGGAAAATCCTTAGATGGACGTTCTGATATCTATTCTTTAGGAATTATTTTGTATGAAATGCTAGCAGGTCGTAATCCTTTTGAAGCTGATAGCACGCTAAGTTTTATGTATGCTCACGTTAATACACCTGCTCCTGATTTAATAGAATTTGCTCCTGATCTTCCTATGGCTCTTTGTCAAGTAGTGATGAAATCAATTGCTAAAGATGTTCGTGAGCGAACTCAAACAGCAGAAGAACTTTGGCAAGCTTTATCTGATACAGCAAATTCTACTATTTCTAACCGTGCTAATCTAGTAACTGTACAAAATAAACTTCCTATAAGTAAATTACCTTCAGTTGCTACAACAGCTAATACTTTAATAGTAAAAAAACAAGAAGAAAAAGGCATTACTACTGATAAGTTATGGAAAATGAATTATTTATTAACAGCAGCAGTAATTGTTGTTGCTCTATCTAGTGGTTTTGGTCTTTGGAGTCTTAGCGAAAAGCTTTCTACATCAGCAACTCCAATAAACACTTCAGCTTCAACAGTTAATAAAAATCTTGAAACGCCAAAAATTTTAACAACTTCAACAAACATACCTGATTTATCTCAATTTGTCCTAATTCCAAGTGCAATGGCAAAAATTGGTCGTGAGTTAACAGATTGTTTAGAAATTCCAGGTTGTAAAATTCCAGATGAAGAAGTTCCAGAACATTTAGTAGAGCTAGAGTCTTATTATTTAAGTAAATATGAAGTGACAAATAAATAG
- a CDS encoding SUMF1/EgtB/PvdO family nonheme iron enzyme — translation MNTEDYPVTKVSWEDANNYCKWRSKKDGISYRLPTEEEWEYAARGNTNNHFPWGNLWKEGLANIAVADENRNPLPINQAPNITTDKSPFGIFSMAGNISEWTSSSFRLYPNSNYKFKKSDLECKIIRGGNFSNAVVDSRTSSRIWDLPNTLQEDLGFRLAVSAK, via the coding sequence ATCAATACAGAAGATTATCCTGTCACCAAGGTTAGTTGGGAGGATGCTAATAATTATTGTAAATGGAGATCTAAAAAAGATGGAATTTCTTACCGTTTACCAACAGAAGAAGAATGGGAATATGCTGCACGGGGCAACACTAATAATCATTTTCCTTGGGGAAATCTTTGGAAAGAAGGTCTAGCCAATATAGCAGTAGCGGACGAAAACAGAAACCCTTTACCTATAAATCAAGCTCCAAATATTACTACGGATAAAAGCCCTTTTGGAATTTTTAGCATGGCTGGTAATATAAGCGAGTGGACTAGTTCAAGTTTTAGGTTATACCCTAATAGCAATTATAAATTTAAGAAATCAGACCTAGAATGCAAAATTATTCGTGGAGGAAACTTTAGTAATGCAGTTGTAGATTCTCGTACTAGTTCGCGGATTTGGGATCTGCCAAATACTTTGCAAGAAGATCTAGGTTTTCGTTTAGCCGTTTCAGCAAAATGA
- a CDS encoding PEGA domain-containing protein translates to MSKNFLSCLFIISLFFFLSPLTFAQKKPRKVEIKKAEIKAPAYGQLTVYSAPEGAEIYINNRLQGKILADGNLSKPITLKPGKYQLRIEHREYFPFNQEIKLAGEKLLPIEAKLEAKFGLLELKFAKFSPETVIKIDNKIVDKDLFTLSPDNLLLAKLPVGKYNLTIELAEHKTFSSPIEISGQALQIPVVLEKVPAKLKITAKPNTRVYLNKEQIGIVSSLGVLEATSFLRNGKYLLLLENNGFEAYQTIIDLEADKETTLTVDLKPRLTSAEFADNFEGGLSLWNAPDLWKAENGVMTVQGINKIGMPKDLYYCESEVVLDYDFWILWGNLDY, encoded by the coding sequence ATGAGTAAAAATTTTTTATCCTGCTTATTTATTATTTCTTTATTTTTTTTCTTGTCACCCTTAACTTTTGCCCAAAAAAAGCCTAGAAAAGTAGAAATTAAAAAAGCAGAAATTAAAGCTCCTGCTTATGGTCAATTAACTGTTTATTCTGCGCCAGAAGGAGCAGAAATTTACATTAATAACCGCTTACAGGGAAAAATATTAGCTGATGGTAATTTAAGTAAACCAATTACACTAAAACCAGGCAAATACCAACTTAGAATTGAACATAGAGAATATTTTCCTTTTAACCAAGAAATTAAATTAGCAGGCGAAAAGCTTCTGCCAATAGAAGCTAAACTAGAAGCTAAATTTGGACTACTTGAATTAAAATTTGCAAAATTTTCTCCAGAAACAGTAATTAAAATTGATAATAAAATAGTTGATAAAGACCTTTTTACTTTATCCCCAGATAATCTTTTACTAGCAAAACTTCCTGTTGGTAAATATAACCTTACAATAGAGTTAGCGGAACATAAAACATTTTCCTCTCCAATTGAAATTTCTGGACAAGCTTTGCAAATTCCTGTAGTTCTGGAAAAAGTTCCAGCTAAATTAAAAATTACTGCTAAACCAAATACACGTGTTTACTTAAATAAAGAACAAATAGGTATAGTTTCTAGCCTAGGTGTACTAGAAGCAACAAGTTTTCTTCGTAATGGTAAATATTTGTTACTTTTAGAAAATAATGGTTTTGAAGCTTATCAAACAATTATTGATCTTGAGGCTGATAAAGAAACTACTCTTACAGTAGACTTAAAGCCTCGTTTAACAAGTGCCGAATTTGCAGATAACTTTGAAGGTGGTTTAAGTCTTTGGAATGCACCTGATTTATGGAAAGCTGAAAATGGAGTGATGACGGTTCAAGGTATTAACAAAATTGGGATGCCAAAAGACCTTTATTACTGCGAAAGTGAAGTAGTTTTGGACTACGACTTTTGGATTCTCTGGGGCAACCTGGATTATTAA
- a CDS encoding carboxypeptidase regulatory-like domain-containing protein — protein MKSYISFLLLFQLILCAPVLAWQTITGTLSGRVIDESLTPLVGVVVRVTHLSNGFVYAKKTDLQGIYRIDFLPAGEYRIEAEKEGYKSNIIERFVAEVNREKVIKPPPIQLIPVSLPQPVTVPQNIAGVLQANIADSTLRGSATAEFITALPLTGIRSFDAFALLVAGVLPAPTTNGVSGPGIGVVTAGQFSVNGARARANNFTIDGSDNNDQDVGVRRQGFTLVASQTAESLTEFEISTLLSNAEAGRNTGGQINIVSRSGSNKINGEIYNFFTDSALSARDFFDFSSESNPKKNPFTRNQIGAAIGFPLIANKLNLFANFEHKSINRVQEEHFSVPTTLERSRSLNLARRSSKLGLDVLDRNFYPLPNNVGGPYQENTLTKILAASGRGTLLQLKLITDCLLKIKFQT, from the coding sequence TTGAAGTCTTATATTTCATTTTTGCTATTGTTTCAACTTATTCTTTGTGCTCCAGTGCTAGCTTGGCAAACCATCACAGGAACGCTTTCTGGGCGAGTAATTGACGAAAGCTTAACTCCTTTAGTTGGTGTAGTTGTAAGAGTAACACATTTAAGCAATGGTTTTGTTTATGCTAAAAAAACAGACTTGCAAGGCATTTATCGTATTGATTTTTTACCTGCTGGAGAATACCGTATTGAAGCAGAAAAAGAAGGTTATAAATCAAATATAATTGAAAGATTTGTTGCAGAAGTAAACCGAGAAAAAGTTATTAAACCGCCCCCAATACAGCTTATTCCTGTTAGCCTTCCCCAACCTGTCACCGTCCCACAAAATATTGCTGGGGTCTTGCAAGCTAATATTGCTGATTCTACTTTGCGTGGTAGTGCTACAGCTGAATTTATTACTGCTCTTCCCTTAACAGGAATTCGTAGCTTTGATGCTTTTGCTTTACTAGTAGCTGGTGTTTTACCAGCACCAACAACTAATGGTGTTAGCGGCCCTGGCATTGGAGTTGTAACAGCAGGACAATTTTCCGTTAATGGTGCAAGAGCTAGAGCTAATAATTTTACAATTGATGGTTCAGACAATAACGATCAAGATGTTGGTGTTCGTCGTCAAGGTTTTACTTTAGTTGCTAGCCAGACAGCAGAAAGCCTAACAGAATTTGAAATCTCCACACTACTTTCTAATGCTGAAGCTGGACGAAACACAGGTGGACAAATTAATATTGTTAGTCGTTCAGGTAGCAATAAAATAAACGGCGAAATTTATAATTTTTTTACTGATTCTGCCCTTAGTGCTCGTGATTTTTTTGACTTTTCTAGTGAAAGTAACCCAAAGAAAAACCCTTTTACACGTAATCAAATTGGTGCAGCAATAGGTTTTCCATTAATTGCCAACAAACTAAATTTATTTGCTAATTTTGAACATAAAAGCATTAATCGTGTACAGGAAGAACATTTTTCTGTTCCAACAACTCTGGAGCGTTCTAGAAGCTTAAATCTAGCAAGACGCTCTAGCAAACTAGGTTTAGATGTACTTGATCGAAATTTTTATCCTTTACCTAATAATGTAGGAGGGCCTTATCAAGAAAATACTTTAACTAAAATTTTAGCAGCTAGCGGGCGTGGGACTCTTTTGCAATTAAAGCTGATTACCGATTGCCTATTGAAAATAAAGTTTCAAACTTGA